From the genome of Triticum aestivum cultivar Chinese Spring chromosome 1A, IWGSC CS RefSeq v2.1, whole genome shotgun sequence:
AGTTCTGGTGCATTATGGACTACTAGGTGTAACCGTATCAGGTAGTTCACAAGAAGCATTATCAAGTTCCATGTTACTCTTAGGGAAAACCTATCGCCTGCTACGTTTGTTATCCCTAAAACCTCCCCTCATTTTATCTTTACCTTAACCAAAACATTCACTCTTTTTTAGACATTGTTGCTTTCTATGATTTCCTTGAATATAAGACTCAAGAATTGTTTGTAGAACAATGATGATAGCCAAAAGGTTACTATGTGTGGCGTCCATGTCCTTGCCACATGCAATAGTCATGATGATTTCTCTGTCATGCACGGTATCCCATACAAAAGGCCATGCACGCCACACAAAGCAGGAAAGTGTCGGATCAACAGACCATGTCAGCAATGAGACGTGTCCAGGAGGGATATGTCGGGACAGACTCGGTGCTCCTGGAGGCAGCATCCACTGCCACTGTCTTGCCGCAGCCAATAGTTGTGGGCGAGGGGAGGACAAGTTCAATCCCCATGTCTCCTCAGTGCCATCAAGGGTTAGACCGTTAGAGCAGATTATAGGTGGTAGTGCAACATATCGGCTGGATGGGAGATACAAAGAGTGAGAGATAGAGGTGAATTGCGTCTTCATTGATTTAATATATTACATTACAGTTCCTTTATGTAGTCTCTACTGCCGTATCTGTGTATGATCTTATACCTATAATAATCCTAAGTTCCTAACTGACCACAACTCATATTTGAATCTAGTTGCACTGTCCTGGACTGGTCTCGAGATCAATGATACCAATGGCATTGATCCGGATGGACTAATTGAATGCACTGGAGTCTGAGTCATAGACAGCCAGTAATAGGTTCGGATAGTTGCGGGAGCTGCAGCGTTGGTACAACTGGCCTGTATTCTAGGCCCAGATGAATTGGGTTCAGCTGCTGCCCGTCTGGTGGTTATACACCCCACAACCACAACTGATCCCATGATCATATCCTGATCTCTTGTGTGGTTTTTTCTGGTTCTACCATGCAAATACAATCAGTGAAGCTCATATTAATCTGATGCCGGTGCATTCTTTTCCGAAACATTCTTGTTTGTACTATGTAGATGCATATTTCTTAAGTTCTCTTGTGGGCATATATTTTTAATATCTTCAGGTAAGTCCAAAAGCAGAAACCAGGGTTTATACTACTTGTACTTGGAAGCAATCTCAGTAAGGAACTCCAAGGCCCATGTTGTTTCAGAAAATTCAGATGCAAGTTCTACTGATATTCTGGCTACTGGATCCTTCAGTTTCGAAACTTTTACTGATAAGGATCTTAAATTCATCACCGAATATAATAGCGAGCATGGTGCTGATGTATTTCGTCAAATACTTCACTCCTTTTGCCCCTCCATCTATGGGCATGAACTTGTAAAGGGTAATtttctattctagtactccctccgtccggaaatacttgtcatcaaaatggataaaaggggatgtatctagacgtattttagttctagatacatctctttttatccattttgatgacaagtattttcggacggagggagtacattgtttTAAATCCTAATGTGGTATTTTCTTGCAGTAATTTAATTAGAAGGTATTTGCGCTGGCTATTTAATGTGATTAAATATTTACATTTTGGTCTGCTCAGTGTTGTCCAATCATTTGGAAATAAATCAATCTGTTGTGCTCTCTTTAGTTTCTGTATATAAGAAAtgataactactccctctgtcccaaaatataagaacgtttttaacactacactagtgtcaaaaacgttcttatattatgggacggagggagtattattttagcTTCATTACTTCTGGACATGTGCAGCGTTTTCAGTAACGATTATTTGATCAAGCTACTAGTAAGTACTCTTGTGCCGTCTCCAAAAAAAGGCAATTCAGCGGTGAGGAATTGATCAAGCTACTAGTGCAGAGTTCAGTAAGGGGACATGTTCTTTCTTTTCAAGAGCCAGCGTTCTAAAGAATGAAGGAAAGAAAAGAGTGCAAACTGTATTTTTGAACATAAAAATATTAAATTATCAAAAGTTCGACGAGTAGAATAAAGACATGCCTTATTTTCTAAGAGAGCAAACATCAAGAATGAATGTTTGTCCATCTCCAGTTCTTCTTATGATCAATACCTGCATCTTCATTAGTACATGACGACCTAGCTACCGCTTGCTGACTTAAATCTTGGTGGGAAGGCGGCGCCTAACGCTTAGGCAGCCGTCTAGTCCAATTTTAGAACACTGTCGATAGTGCAGAGTTCTCATTTCAGCGCAGTAGCATTTGCTTGGATGCCGCATCTTCTGATTCGTTTTGTTTCTTTGTTGTATTATATTACTGGACATGACTAAATTAATGTTTCTAAATTTCAGCCGGTATCACTCTTGCGCTTTTTGGTGCTGTGCAGAAGCATTCAATGGATCAGAACAAAGTCCCAATTAGAGGAGACATCCATGTTATTATTGTTGGTAATCCTTATAATTTACCAATCATGATCCATGTAGTACATGCTTAGCACTTCCCAGGATTCAATCATACTCTTGCTTAATGTTATTGCAGGCGATCCAGGACTAGGCAAGAGCCAATTACTAAAAGCTGCAGCATCTGTTTCCCCACGGGGAATATATGTATGCGGGAATACAACCACAAATGCTGGTCTAACAGTTGCTGTGGTTAAAGATTCAATGACAAATGATTATGCATTTGAGGCTGGTAAGCATGGAAGACTTATTTGTTCCTCACACATTCTGTGGAGAACCTTGTCAGAAAGTCAGCTAATTCGATCATTTGTTGTCATATAATTGGTTGTTCTACTGTTTTGTGGCCGATGTGGTTTGAAGTCTTAGAATTTGTGATAGGATCAAAATAATGTTAAGCTCTTGGCTTTACAGGGGCCATGGTTCTTGCTGACCGTGGGCTATGTTGCATTGACGAGTTTGACAAAATGTCAGCAGAGTATCAGGTATTATTTTTAGTTTTCACCTGATACAACCTTCTTGGTGAAATGTTCATTCAGTAAAAGATGTTCTATACTTTCCTTGTTTGAAATTGAATTTGTGTTCTCAGTCCTTACTGGAAGCCATGGAGCAGCAGTGTGTATCTGTGGCAAAGGCTGGCCTTGTGGCGAGTTTATCTGCCCGCACTTCTGTGCTAGCAGCTGCTAATCCTGTTGGTGGTCATTACGAGTGGGTTAATCTTTTCCATCCTTTGATAAAATTTTCTACCCCTGCTTACCGTATGATGTTTGTCATTCTGGATATGTTATCTTCATTCATCTTTCCTTCTTCAATTGATACTCATTACCTGTACTGTTTTCTCAGTGTGATTGTTTTTGTCAATGTAATGTTCTTTTTGCACTCACACAACCACACAAGTCACCGTGCCTGGAACAGGCAGACCTGCAAGCAAATACCATTTCCTTGTGTATTCCGGTTTTGTTCCTTCTTTTCACTTGTCAGTGAGATGTAGGTAACAGATCTTAAATTCCTGGATTGTTTTCAACTTTTAGTAATACGTACTATTTTTGCAGCCGAGGCAAAACAGTGAATGAGAATTTAAAGATGAATGCTGCCCTGCTCTCTCGGTTTGACCTGGTTTTCATTTTACTTGACCAGCCAGACTTGTTTCTAGATAAGAGAGTATCAGACCACATAATGGCAGTAAGTTTTTGTTATCCATTTTTTGTCCACATCTTAAGCATATAGTACTGATGAGCAATATCACCACATATAATAAATGTGTCAGGGCTTTAATCTAATTAAAAAACTAAGGAAAATCAATATTTTCTACACGCAGCTCCATACCAATGACAGAAGTCCTTGCTCATCCAACAAGAGGCTAAGAACAGGTCATTCTTTGGTTATTCCATAACCTTTTTAGTTCCTTTTTACATGTGAAACCGTATACATCATTATTGATTTGCAACTTTGCTCCATGCCCAGTGCCTCAATTTAATGGCAGTATGGGGATTGGAATTGATGAGAAAAAATTAGCTTCAAGGCTGAGACTACACCAAGAGAAAGACAGGGACTTTGTTCCGTTACCTGAACCACTTCTTCGCAAGTAtatatcttacgcgagaagctatGTTACCCCCCGGTATTTTGTCAGCTCCTTTTCACTTATCAATACCATATATGTAATGCAATGAGTTCTCATTTTGTTATTTTTCTTCTCTCGGCTCAAGTATGTCAGAACCAGCAGCGGTGGTACTGCGGAAATATTACTTGAATTTGAGAGCGCATAGTACTTGTTCTGATGGCACACCCATCACAGCCAGACAATTGGAAAGCCTTGTGAGGTTAGCAGAAGCTCGCGCTCGGGTGGATCTAAGAGAAGAAGTGACTGAACAAGATGCGAATGTAAATAAGTAGAATACTCACCCCCCGGCTCCCTCCTCCCCATTTTGTACATATGCGCACCTTGCACTGCCAGCTTGGATTTCTTCATACTTCATACCTAAATTACCAGCAGAGAATTTTTCTGTTGGTTTAGGTTCTTGTCCATGATTGCTGGGAAAATCTGAGTTCTTTCTCGTGCTAGTTTTCATCCTCAGCAAATTACTGAATCAAACTTAGAAGCATGATGATTTATGTTTTTTAATCTCCATGTCATGTCGATGTTGCAGATTTATTTTTTCTATCTGTTTGCTGCTTTATAAATCTGAAAATGTGAACGTACGGTGCTTATCGCATGCCTAAGGCTTATGCAAAGTGTTGTCTGGCAAATAGACAGTCGGATAGTTAGATGACATCAAGAGGCACACCTTTTTAATAAAAATGGGCATGCAATCTCATTCTGCGTTTTATTATGTTGCAGGATGTTGTTGAGATCATGAATGAATCCTTATATGACAAATATGTTGATGAGCATGGTTGTGTGGACTATGCTCGGAGTGGTGGGATGAGCCAACAAAAGGAGGCAAAAAGACTTATGAGTGCCTTAAACAAGCAATCTGAGTTGCAGCAAAAGGATCACTTTTCAAGAGCCGTAAGCAATTATGCATCTAAAATATTTTTGATGAAAGGCTGGTCTGTTAGTTATTGCATATACACAAACCAATTGACATGGAAAGAGTACCAATTTTAGTTCAGTTACAATTCTGGCCCTGCTATGATCGACGAAATTTGACTTAATTGCTTTTTGTGCATTTTGATTCTTTTGTTACGCGGTTTCTCCAGTCAATAGGAGCATCTTCTTGAGGTTCCTCTGATGTTCTGTAATTTTCCCTTTGTAGGAGATACGGAGCTTAGCAGATAAAATCAGCTTGCAAGTTCCAGATTTAGATGATATTATGGAAAAATTGAACAGTGCCGGTTATATTGTACATAAAGGACAAAACATATACCAGGTATTGTCTCATAAAACTTCTTGACGGCAAGAAGTTTTGATGTATACATTAGATGGTTATATCCTGGTGTCGTGCTGATTATTGATTATGAGTTTATGACTGGCAGGCTCGTGATGAGCCCTCCACTGAGAATCTAAACTTATTGTCTGTGAAACAGATATTGACCTCATCATGTTCACGGACCCAGCCAACAAGATCAAGATGGTGAGTTCTCTTACACCCTACATGAAAACATGGGAGTTTGGTGTTGGTATTATGCTAAATCTTATATCTGTGCCACACGTTAACGTTGATTAACAGTTACTTTGGGTCAATGTCCAACACTTGCCATTGTAGTGACAAGATAACTATTCAAAGGTTTCCTTTGCTGCCGATTCATGATAGTTTTTTTTTCTGGCAGATGTAGGGAGGATGCGTTTTGCAACTCATATGGACCGTTATGTACAGTATAGTCATGTGATGGTCTAATTTAATGTGCGGATAGCTCTGATAATGCTGTTTATCGTAGCAGCTGTAGCTGATAGTGACAAAAATAGTATCCTTCCTAGTTCCAGCATGTTAAAGAAACATCCTGTTCTCGTTAAAGAATCGTCTATGTCCTGGACATTGGTGATCATGAATGCTGATTCTTTATGTGAAAGAAACATAgtggtttttttttttgcggggaggaAACTTAGTGCTTCTATGAGACTTGGAATGGAAATAGCCCCTTAGGGCTGAGAAATAGCAAACCCGCTTTGCTTACGGTAATGTTTTTATTTGGATGAACGCAGCAATGCTGCTTCATTTTATATTAAGAGAAAGAGTTACAACAAGTAATTGGGCGGTGATGAAGGTGACCACCAAGGTAGACAAATGTAGGGCTACAGATAACAAGTCCATAGAATCATAGTACCATCAAGGAGGCCTCCATGTTagcctcgtcggtggtgtcaccaCTCTTCTACATTTTGCTCTATGGGAATGTGGGAACGCTGGTGTTTTATCCTACGTCTGTGCTCTACGCTTACCAGCCGAATTGTTTTGTGTGCTATCCATTTTTACAGAGAAAGTAGCCTTTATATTGCTCAATCAATAGGTCTTTTTCAAGCATAGGCAAAAGGTAATTTTAGGGGTCATGGAGCCATATATATCTATAAATGATAATGATGTTGTGCCCGCCCTGTTAGATTCTCTCGGGTAGTGAACAAAGGTTGCTTTTCACAAACTCATTCAACGATCGGTCTTGCTATCAGAGTTGATGTGATGATGTCTACCCAGTTACACCCCATTTGCAGCGCCATGGCCTCTACATCCAAAAAAAAAATTCTTATCTTGAGGTGATTGCCTCACACCTTGGGCATGAACTATGAGATGGTTCGGCTGGGGTCGATCGATCTCGCCCATGCTGTTTGATACCAGGTTTCTTCTTCGCAGCAGCTGTTTTGAAGTTAGCAGCCAGGACCCTGAGCAACATAAACAGGCAATTGGGTCGACGGGAGCTTGGAACTTCTCCCCATCAATGTGCCGCCAGCGCCTTCCACCGTTCCACGAAATGGACCACAGCGATCATAATATGTACTGTAGTTCCAGTGATGCTTGTCCTGCCCTATCTGCCGCCAATGCTTCACTTGTTCCGTGTTGGGGCATATCTTTCGTTGCCCATTAGTGGTAGACGCCAATGATGAAAGCAATCAAACTAGTTTCCTCCTCTTATCCTCTTAGGTTGTGCAGAGTTTGCAGTGAGTGAAAAACATAATCAGCTGTTATTTGCACAACTTTTTCAGTGTGAGTTACTATACAATCGGCAAAACTGCATCCATGTCATTATGGAATTtgcacacacaaaaaaacatgATGCAGAAGCATCGTAGAGGGTAGATAAAACTTGCTATCCAAATTATGGAAACAAAACTCAATAGCGACAGTCAACAGCACACAAGGAACAGAACACATCTCGCTAGTACAACTTCAGGGTACGTATATAGGGATGAAAATGCTAAATGCTCATGGAGCtgggttttttttaaataaatcggAAATTACAGTTTCCAGTTTCAAAAAGTTCTAAAAAGATCACACGCGTTCTTACAGATAATTCTTGTGTGTAAATTTTAAAGATGATTAAATTAATGGCGACATCTACACTAGGAAGACAAAATCGTGATTTTGAAAATGGTTTAACAGATTGTGTAGCTCTTCATCGTTAGAACGTGTAGATTTTTCTCAGAATATTTTTGTTAATTGAATATGTGTTATTTGATTATTATTTTAAAGACTCCATGGAGCTCAGAACATTGCTAATTTAGGCGACTTCTCAAAAAACAGTCCACAATCTAACCCAACTATCCAATCTAACCCAACTATCCAATCCAATCCACATTTCAATTGGTATAGATTTTTTTCAGTACTACACTACTGCAAAACTATCTCATCATGCAAAAAATTATTTTTTAAACAAACATTAGCAGCATAACACAGACAATCATAGCACATGAGATAAAAGCAACAATATATATCCAGATCATGGAAACAATACTCTTAATAGCAACTGTTAAGAGAAAGCAACAGCAGAGAAGGAACAAATCTCGCTAGTACAACTTCAGGTTATATAGGACATTGTAAACATAGCAGGCAACTTTCCTCCTCAAACGACCAGAGCCTTACAGTCCATTCCATCCTTGCCTAACAAAAATGCAATCTAAGACCTGGGCTTCTCCTTTTTCTCCTTGAAGAGAGCGAGAAGCGACACACCAGATACCTTGACAACCTTGAACCTGACACCGGGAATATCTCCCACGGCATGACCCTTACGACCGAATCCAGCAATCAGTACCTCGTCCTGAAGCATCCATCAAAGTCAAGAGGTTAGGTTGGTTGCATATAGCAGACATTTCACATATCTGAGCAATGGGTGAGGGGCACATACATTTTCCTCGATGAAGTTCAGGCAACCATCATTGGGCACAAAGGCAGCGATCTTCTTCCCGTTCTTCACCAGCTGGACACGAGCACACTTACGGATGGCAGAGTTAGGCTGCTTGGCCTCAATACCACTGCAGGGGAGCAATTGCACGTTAGTCAGGATTCAAAACATGAGATAAAAACAAGGGAACACAAATCTGCTGTTCAACATACATCTTCTCCAAGACAATGCCCTTGGCGTGAGACGATCCAGCAAAGGGTTTCTTCCACTCATTGCCCAAGTGGCTCTTCTTGTACGCCTTGTCAGCCCACCTCTGGTTCCTGCGGTGGGTCTTGAGCTTGCGCCCGGCTCCCATACCACGTGTCTTACTGTGATAAGAATTCACCCATGCTTACATTAGTTAAACATATCTCAAAAGTTAAAGCAGTGTATTATTACCAACTTAACAAGCAACAGGAAAATGTTGAGCAAACTCCAACAACATAACTATTCAAGATGCATAAATAGGATATGTTCATAATGTAATTGGAAGCACAACCAACTACACATGTGAACACATCCCAAAGCAAGTCCTGAAATAAAGAACATGTCACTGAACTGAAGTGGTGCATACTGCATACACATCCATTTGGTACAATCATTTCTCCTTGCATTCTAAACTGGCAAGTAGTTAACATATTAATATATATTGCAATCATGACAGCAAGGAGCTGGACATATTCTAAATCTGAGCAAACTGAAACCAAACTAAAGGCTATAAAGAAACTCGTATTGTATGCTACCATGCACAACTTCCAGGGCCCAATCATCTGAGCAAAGGAATACAGATAACATGGTGGCAACGAATTTATGTTGCTTATGAATATGTTTAGCACTGAAGTTGTATCTGATCAGCACTGGACCGTCAATAAGCTCAGTTTTGTCGCATTGGAACGACGATGTCATCCTCCGACCCCGGTATAAATCAGCCTAAATGgcatggttctacttggcacttgcTAGCCCAAGAACATAGCACAAGAACATCTACATGTCAACTGAACATGTGCATATGTTGCAACCAACTACAGATACACATCTACATATCAACTGAACTTGGACGTATCTACTTGACATATTTTTTTACACAGAACTGAACTTGTGCATATGTGGCAACAAACTACAGATGTGTACACACCCGAAAGCTAGTCCTGAAATAAAGAGCATGTCACTGAACAGAACTGATGCATACTGTGTACATATACATCTGTTCCAACCATTTCATCTCGACTAGCAAATAGCTAACATATTAATCATGTATCGCAATCATAACAAGCAAGGAAGTGGACACAGACACCATAGAGCATCACGAAAACCGAGGTAGATGTCATCTCGCTACCTACACTAAGAACAGGCAAACTGCACCAGCCTAGAGGCTAACAAGGAAGACGTATTGTATGCTACCATGCATAACTTCCACGGCCCAATCATCTGGACAAAGGAATACAGATAACACGGCGGCAACGAATTCATGTCGCTTATGAATATGTTTAGCACTGACGTTGTATCTGATCAGCACTGGACCGTCATTAAGCGAAGTTTGTCGCATCGGAACTACAATCCCATCATCTAACCCTAGCACAAATCAGCCTAGATCACATGGTACTACTCGGCACTTGCTAGAACAAGAACGCAGCACAAGAGCATCCACACATCAGAGCAAGAACCGGGGAAGCTACGAAGAGACATCTCTTCCCAGGACCGATAGACCAGCGCCGAGAAAGAGCAGGGTACCGCATTAGGATGAAGGAGGAGAAGAGATCTTAGCACGCACCCCATGATGGCGGAGGGAGAGGCCGGGAGATCTCCGGGGGGGCGGCGACGGGAGAGGTCGGGAGATCTCCGGTGGCAGGGGCttcgcgggcgacggcggcggcggcggctagaggaGTGAGGAGAGGAGACGATGGGGAATATATAGCGGTGGGTGGGCGTTTAGGGTTTGTCTGCGCCGAGATGCGTGCTGGCGTGATGGATCCGATCTGGGTATTCTTTTTCTGCTTCCACCCCCGGATGATACATCTTTTCCACATATAACCCCAAGATGTGCATTTCTCAAAGGGCCGCGTGCACGAGTCAAAGAGCTTTACACGTCCATGCTTGGTGAATTCATTTTGCTCGATTTGTTTGTGGGGTGATGCAAATCGGAGGAGATGGGGTTCACGGCTTTGAACTGTAGCTAGGAGTGCAATTCAAGTTGAGTCGAGCTAGTCCGACTCAACTCGTTTGAGATCATTAAGATAACGAGTTAGCTCGGTTTGATTTGTTAACATAAAGAGCTCAAATTCAAACTTGATTAAACTCGTGTAGCTCGCGAGCAAGCTCATTTAACTCGTTAAGCCCGTTATGAACCTGAATAACAAAATATGCGTATTATGTAATTGGCAACAATCAACAAC
Proteins encoded in this window:
- the LOC123059459 gene encoding 40S ribosomal protein S23, producing the protein MGKTRGMGAGRKLKTHRRNQRWADKAYKKSHLGNEWKKPFAGSSHAKGIVLEKIGIEAKQPNSAIRKCARVQLVKNGKKIAAFVPNDGCLNFIEENDEVLIAGFGRKGHAVGDIPGVRFKVVKVSGVSLLALFKEKKEKPRS
- the LOC123059428 gene encoding probable DNA helicase MCM8 isoform X4, whose protein sequence is MDSHPSLKPQKFRSARLQVSPPPLLTAQIVGEDNPRDLLRMYADTQKGRPGCRPVDASRRADLAVVWPRYFPEETEHPVPADDPRARLVGDLVKVMGLEERAKLLPRVEDDGVVFFLPIDFQQLKNLCGGTNLLDALRENPKEALLCMGVAVHLAKCLGNGLQLSDVDKVNIRLYNHTETIIALKNLKAAYIKKLATVRGTVVKVSTVKPLVLALEFQCTKCATVIRRVFSDGKFSPPVSCIIQGCKGRTFTPVRSTAKLIDFQKIRIQELSSAENREEGRVPRTIECELTEDLVDCCIPGEVVTVAGIVKVLNNYMDVGGAGITLALFGAVQKHSMDQNKVPIRGDIHVIIVGDPGLGKSQLLKAAASVSPRGIYVCGNTTTNAGLTVAVVKDSMTNDYAFEAGAMVLADRGLCCIDEFDKMSAEYQSLLEAMEQQCVSVAKAGLVASLSARTSVLAAANPVGGHYDRGKTVNENLKMNAALLSRFDLVFILLDQPDLFLDKRVSDHIMALHTNDRSPCSSNKRLRTVPQFNGSMGIGIDEKKLASRLRLHQEKDRDFVPLPEPLLRKYISYARSYVTPRMSEPAAVVLRKYYLNLRAHSTCSDGTPITARQLESLVRLAEARARVDLREEVTEQDANDVVEIMNESLYDKYVDEHGCVDYARSGGMSQQKEAKRLMSALNKQSELQQKDHFSRAEIRSLADKISLQVPDLDDIMEKLNSAGYIVHKGQNIYQILTSSCSRTQPTRSRCSCFEVSSQDPEQHKQAIGSTGAWNFSPSMCRQRLPPFHEMDHSDHNMYCSSSDACPALSAANASLVPCWGISFVAH
- the LOC123059428 gene encoding probable DNA helicase MCM8 isoform X1, giving the protein MDSHPSLKPQKFRSARLQVSPPPLLTAQIVGEDNPRDLLRMYADTQKGRPGCRPVDASRRADLAVVWPRYFPEETEHPVPADDPRARLVGDLVKVMGLEERAKLLPRVEDDGVVFFLPIDFQQLKNLCGGTNLLDALRENPKEALLCMGVAVHLAKCLGNGLQLSDVDKVNIRLYNHTETIIALKNLKAAYIKKLATVRGTVVKVSTVKPLVLALEFQCTKCATVIRRVFSDGKFSPPVSCIIQGCKGRTFTPVRSTAKLIDFQKIRIQELSSAENREEGRVPRTIECELTEDLVDCCIPGEVVTVAGIVKVLNNYMDVGGGKSKSRNQGLYYLYLEAISVRNSKAHVVSENSDASSTDILATGSFSFETFTDKDLKFITEYNSEHGADVFRQILHSFCPSIYGHELVKAGITLALFGAVQKHSMDQNKVPIRGDIHVIIVGDPGLGKSQLLKAAASVSPRGIYVCGNTTTNAGLTVAVVKDSMTNDYAFEAGAMVLADRGLCCIDEFDKMSAEYQSLLEAMEQQCVSVAKAGLVASLSARTSVLAAANPVGGHYDRGKTVNENLKMNAALLSRFDLVFILLDQPDLFLDKRVSDHIMALHTNDRSPCSSNKRLRTVPQFNGSMGIGIDEKKLASRLRLHQEKDRDFVPLPEPLLRKYISYARSYVTPRMSEPAAVVLRKYYLNLRAHSTCSDGTPITARQLESLVRLAEARARVDLREEVTEQDANDVVEIMNESLYDKYVDEHGCVDYARSGGMSQQKEAKRLMSALNKQSELQQKDHFSRAEIRSLADKISLQVPDLDDIMEKLNSAGYIVHKGQNIYQILTSSCSRTQPTRSRCSCFEVSSQDPEQHKQAIGSTGAWNFSPSMCRQRLPPFHEMDHSDHNMYCSSSDACPALSAANASLVPCWGISFVAH
- the LOC123059428 gene encoding probable DNA helicase MCM8 isoform X3, which produces MDSHPSLKPQKFRSARLQVSPPPLLTAQIVGEDNPRDLLRMYADTQKGRPGCRPVDASRRADLAVVWPRYFPEETEHPVPADDPRARLVGDLVKVMGLEERAKLLPRVEDDGVVFFLPIDFQQLKNLCGGTNLLDALRENPKEALLCMGVAVHLAKCLGNGLQLSDVDKVNIRLYNHTETIIALKNLKAAYIKKLATVRGTVVKVSTVKPLVLALEFQCTKCATVIRRVFSDGKFSPPVSCIIQGCKGRTFTPVRSTAKLIDFQKIRIQELSSAENREEGRVPRTIECELTEDLVDCCIPGEVVTVAGIVKVLNNYMDVGGGKSKSRNQGLYYLYLEAISVRNSKAHVVSENSDASSTDILATGSFSFETFTDKDLKFITEYNSEHGADVFRQILHSFCPSIYGHELVKAGITLALFGAVQKHSMDQNKVPIRGDIHVIIVGDPGLGKSQLLKAAASVSPRGIYVCGNTTTNAGLTVAVVKDSMTNDYAFEAGAMVLADRGLCCIDEFDKMSAEYQSLLEAMEQQCVSVAKAGLVASLSARTSVLAAANPVGGHYDRGKTVNENLKMNAALLSRFDLVFILLDQPDLFLDKRVSDHIMALHTNDRSPCSSNKRLRTVPQFNGSMGIGIDEKKLASRLRLHQEKDRDFVPLPEPLLRKYISYARSYVTPRMSEPAAVVLRKYYLNLRAHSTCSDGTPITARQLESLVRLAEARARVDLREEVTEQDANDVVEIMNESLYDKYVDEHGCVDYARSGGMSQQKEAKRLMSALNKQSELQQKDHFSRAEIRSLADKISLQVPDLDDIMEKLNSAGYIVHKGQNIYQILTSSCSRTQPTRSR
- the LOC123059428 gene encoding probable DNA helicase MCM8 isoform X2 encodes the protein MDSHPSLKPQKFRSARLQVSPPPLLTAQIVGEDNPRDLLRMYADTQKGRPGCRPVDASRRADLAVVWPRYFPEETEHPVPADDPRARLVGDLVKVMGLEERAKLLPRVEDDGVVFFLPIDFQQLKNLCGGTNLLDALRENPKEALLCMGVAVHLAKCLGNGLQLSDVDKVNIRLYNHTETIIALKNLKAAYIKKLATVRGTVVKVSTVKPLVLALEFQCTKCATVIRRVFSDGKFSPPVSCIIQGCKGRTFTPVRSTAKLIDFQKIRIQELSSAENREEGRVPRTIECELTEDLVDCCIPGEVVTVAGIVKVLNNYMDVGGGKSKSRNQGLYYLYLEAISVRNSKAHVVSENSDASSTDILATGSFSFETFTDKDLKFITEYNSEHGADVFRQILHSFCPSIYGHELVKAGITLALFGAVQKHSMDQNKVPIRGDIHVIIVGDPGLGKSQLLKAAASVSPRGIYVCGNTTTNAGLTVAVVKDSMTNDYAFEAGAMVLADRGLCCIDEFDKMSAEYQSLLEAMEQQCVSVAKAGLVASLSARTSVLAAANPVGGHYDRGKTVNENLKMNAALLSRFDLVFILLDQPDLFLDKRVSDHIMALHTNDRSPCSSNKRLRTVPQFNGSMGIGIDEKKLASRLRLHQEKDRDFVPLPEPLLRKYISYARSYVTPRMSEPAAVVLRKYYLNLRAHSTCSDGTPITARQLESLVRLAEARARVDLREEVTEQDANDVVEIMNESLYDKYVDEHGCVDYARSGGMSQQKEAKRLMSALNKQSELQQKDHFSRAEIRSLADKISLQVPDLDDIMEKLNSAGYIVHKGQNIYQILTSSCSRTQPTRSRCCFEVSSQDPEQHKQAIGSTGAWNFSPSMCRQRLPPFHEMDHSDHNMYCSSSDACPALSAANASLVPCWGISFVAH